One genomic window of Glycine soja cultivar W05 chromosome 9, ASM419377v2, whole genome shotgun sequence includes the following:
- the LOC114368683 gene encoding uncharacterized protein LOC114368683: MTNENTTGIEIDYEYEDCSNSKRPKMTSKVWEEMQRIQTTEGSKVLCRHCGKLLQDNCGTSHLKRHLIICPKRPKPLDIITQDSMPTVCFRGPSSVKDSGLNTVLMVRPLKVEPESQIPCFSQTPNIRVPTAIASIENSPSPVQELHPKTSSALLLPSIESPKNQGELTLDDVEMKAFYASLDAQTSDMSPSQDTAVITELSNSTPCEETKKALTTLKDLLCKDFSDLLHTGQSGSIKSAIEYLSKLSADDGVSAEMRLLILEVSREFTRWSCDYNDASRKIESASTNISKADKLEGNLEANKNEFKEVMSLENELSNQLSCLEKRKKELEEQINAIKANISVFQSAKVTSTKRKREVFEEAKILKVQRDELREQVPHLRNELEVAKKNQAHIRAEWSKLGEKFNKSLNEMNCEHLHGKSIEDCPQENSI; encoded by the exons ATGACAAATGAGAATACAACAGGCATTGAGATAGATTATGAATATGAAGATTGCAGTAATTCTAAGCGCCCAAAAATGACTTCTAAAGTATGGGAAGAAATGCAGCGAATTCAAACCACTGAAGGTAGTAAAGTTCTGTGCAGACACTGCGGAAAACTGTTGCAAGATAACTGTGGGACTTCTCATTTAAAGCGTCATTTGATCATATGCCCTAAGCGTCCTAAACCACTGGATATTATTACTCAAGATTCAATGCCTACAGTGTGTTTTAGAGGTCCCAGTAGTGTCAAAG aTTCTGGATTAAATACAGTGCTTATGGTTCGCCCATTAAAGGTCGAACCTGAATCTCAAATCCCATGTTTTTCTCAGACTCCAAATATTCGAGTTCCAACTGCTATTGCATCCATTGAAAATTCTCCCAGTCCCGTACAAGAACTACATCCAAAAACTAGTTCTGCTCTTTTGCTGCCTAGCATAGAATCTCCCAAGAATCAAGGGGAACTGACTCTGGATGATGTAGAAATGAAAGCATTTTATGCTTCTCTTGATGCCCAGACCTCAGATATGTCACCTTCCCAAGACACCGCTGTCATTACTGAATTATCCAATTCAACACCTTGTGAAGAGACCAAGAAAGCATTGACAACGCTGAAGGACCTTCTTTGCAAAGACTTCTCTGATCTATTGCATACTGGACAATCTGGTTCCATCAAATCTGCCATAGAATACCTTTCCAAGTTGTCTGCAGATGATGGAGTCTCAGCagaaatgaggttgttgataTTAGAAGTTTCAAGAGAATTCACTCGCTGGAGTTGCGACTACAATGATGCCAGTAGGAAAATAGAGTCTGCCAGCACCAACATCTCGAAAGCAGATAAACTAGAAGGAAATCTTGAAGCTAACAAGAACGAGTTCAAGGAAGTTATGTCCTTAGAAAATGAGTTAAGCAACCAGTTATCATGTTTggagaaaaggaagaaagagcTAGAAGAGCAGATAAATGCAATTAAAGCTAACATTTCTGTTTTTCAATCGGCTAAGGTAACAAGTACAAAGAGAAAAAGGGAAGTTTTTGAAGAAGCAAAGATTCTGAAAGTACAAAGAGATGAGTTGAGGGAACAAGTGCCTCACTTGAGAAATGAGTTGGAAGTGGCCAAGAAAAACCAAGCTCATATTCGAGCTGAATGGTCAAAGCTTGgagaaaaatttaacaaaagctTGAATGAGATGAATTGTGAGCACTTGCATGGCAAATCTATCGAGGATTGTCCTCAGGAAAATTCCATTTAA